The genomic stretch CGCCGCGATCGCCGCCGCCAGGGTGCAGCCCGTGCCATGCGTGTGCATCGTGTCGAGGCGTCGCCCGGTGATGGTGATGGCGGTGTCACCGTCGAACAGCAGGTCCGCCGCGTCCGGGTTGTCCTGCAGGTGACCGCCCTTGACGAGCACCCACCCGGGACCGAGCGCCTTGACCGCCTCGGCCCCGGCCTGCAGGTCGGCGACCTCGCGGACCTCCACCCCCGTCAGCAGCGCCACCTCACCGGTGTTTGGCGTGACGATCTCTGCCAGCGGCAGGATCTCGGTCCGCAGCGCCTCGATCGCGTCGTGGCGGAGCAGCGGGTCACCGTGCTTGGACGCGCACACCGGGTCGACGACCAGGCGTGTCACGCTGTGGTCGCGCACCGCCTGGGCGACGGTGCGCACGATGGCGTCGGTGGCC from Egibacteraceae bacterium encodes the following:
- the thiD gene encoding bifunctional hydroxymethylpyrimidine kinase/phosphomethylpyrimidine kinase, encoding MTIPTALTIAGSDSGGGAGIQADLKTFAELGVYGTSVLTALTVQNTLGVHGVHEVPPEFVRAQLDAVLGDIGASAAKTGMLATDAIVRTVAQAVRDHSVTRLVVDPVCASKHGDPLLRHDAIEALRTEILPLAEIVTPNTGEVALLTGVEVREVADLQAGAEAVKALGPGWVLVKGGHLQDNPDAADLLFDGDTAITITGRRLDTMHTHGTGCTLAAAIAAHRALGVGVVDAVRAAKDYVTGAIAGGLALGRGIGPVDHGWRRR